The following are encoded in a window of Roseimaritima ulvae genomic DNA:
- a CDS encoding TadE/TadG family type IV pilus assembly protein yields the protein MSQRAGAATVEFAVVAPVMLLLVLGLFEVGRVMMVKNAATHASREGARMAVTPSATSDAVVEQVRSVMASYSIADPQVTVQPSQLGMADPGDMVTITVSVDAASVSWVGNAIDLPITQIVSSTTMRRESTN from the coding sequence ATGTCCCAACGTGCCGGAGCGGCAACCGTTGAGTTTGCCGTGGTGGCACCGGTGATGCTCCTGTTGGTGCTCGGCCTGTTCGAAGTAGGCCGCGTGATGATGGTCAAAAATGCGGCTACGCATGCCAGCCGCGAAGGCGCCCGGATGGCCGTCACTCCCTCAGCCACCAGCGATGCCGTCGTAGAACAAGTCCGGTCGGTGATGGCCTCGTATTCGATCGCCGATCCTCAGGTAACCGTCCAGCCGTCCCAGTTGGGAATGGCCGACCCCGGCGACATGGTGACAATCACCGTCTCGGTCGACGCCGCCTCGGTCAGCTGGGTCGGCAATGCGATCGACCTGCCAATCACTCAAA
- a CDS encoding TadG family pilus assembly protein — protein sequence MFSTHTPPSLRRRKHRRRGSVAVLSIFMIFAMVVILGLTVDLRHIHNGQEELTRCSDAAALAGCWELFDVQQSGADSSTWPAASLAEAQRFATPNTVGGTGIDVNGEDYTIGRYDFATQTFDTLDPTTFNAVRVHLRRQSASNGELPLFFSGVLGRESQPLEATSTAAMLNSISGFYSPQDDATTLDILPFALDLETWEAVLAGTTGDNLSYQGSVRNSSNGLHECNLYPQGTGSPGNRGTVDIGGANNSTNDLSRQIVHGISKQDLEDLGKPLVLDTHGELLLNGDTGISAGVKDELASIIGQTRVIPIFREVNGNGNNAYYTIVKFAGVRILEVKLTGRMSGKKVIIEPAPMLVRNVRISTEGESHSDYVYTPVMLVN from the coding sequence ATGTTCTCAACTCACACCCCACCGTCGCTCCGACGCCGGAAACATCGCCGCAGAGGGTCGGTTGCGGTCCTGTCTATCTTCATGATCTTTGCCATGGTGGTAATCCTGGGTTTGACCGTTGACCTGCGTCATATTCATAACGGACAAGAAGAACTAACACGCTGTTCCGACGCCGCAGCGCTGGCAGGCTGTTGGGAATTATTCGACGTCCAACAAAGTGGCGCCGATTCATCGACTTGGCCTGCGGCCAGCTTGGCGGAAGCCCAACGCTTTGCGACCCCCAATACCGTCGGCGGGACGGGCATCGATGTAAACGGCGAAGACTATACGATCGGCCGGTATGACTTCGCCACCCAGACGTTCGACACGCTGGACCCCACAACATTTAATGCGGTCCGCGTCCACCTGCGCCGCCAATCCGCCAGCAACGGGGAGCTGCCGTTGTTTTTCAGCGGCGTGCTGGGCCGTGAAAGCCAACCTCTGGAAGCCACTTCTACTGCCGCCATGCTGAACTCGATCAGCGGTTTCTACTCACCGCAGGACGATGCCACCACGCTGGACATCCTGCCTTTTGCCTTGGACCTGGAGACTTGGGAGGCTGTCTTGGCCGGCACCACCGGCGATAACCTCAGCTACCAAGGCAGCGTGCGAAACTCATCCAATGGCTTGCACGAATGCAACCTCTATCCGCAGGGAACCGGATCGCCAGGCAACCGCGGCACCGTGGATATCGGCGGCGCCAACAACAGCACCAATGACCTCTCACGGCAGATCGTACACGGCATCTCCAAGCAGGACCTCGAAGACCTGGGCAAACCCTTGGTGTTGGATACCCACGGCGAACTGCTGCTCAATGGCGACACCGGGATCAGCGCCGGAGTCAAAGACGAGCTGGCATCCATCATTGGGCAAACGCGGGTCATCCCGATTTTCCGTGAAGTTAACGGCAATGGTAACAACGCTTATTACACGATCGTCAAATTCGCCGGAGTGCGAATTTTAGAAGTCAAACTGACAGGACGTATGAGCGGAAAGAAAGTCATCATCGAACCAGCGCCAATGCTGGTTCGCAATGTCCGGATATCGACCGAAGGCGAGTCACACAGCGACTATGTTTACACTCCTGTAATGCTGGTGAACTAA